One segment of Thermococcus sp. AM4 DNA contains the following:
- the ppsA gene encoding phosphoenolpyruvate synthase, which yields MSEYRFIKWFEELSKKDVPLVGGKGANLGELTNAGIPVPPGFCVTAEAYKYFVENVKVEDGRTLQEWIMDIISKTNVDDSKQLQENTAKIREKIIQMPMPEEIAKEIEDAYKKLSQRFGKEAVYVAVRSSATAEDLPEASFAGQQETYLDVYGVDDVIDKVKKCWASLWTARATFYRAKQGFDHSKVYLSAVVQKMVNSEKSGVMFTANPVTNDRNEIMINASWGLGEAVVSGSVTPDEYIVEKGTWKIKEKFIAKKEVMVVRNPETGKGTVYVKVAEYLGPEYVEKQVLTDEQIVEVAKLGAKIEEHYGWPQDIEWAYDKDDGKLYIVQSRPITTLKEEKSEEAQEVTEEAEVILKGLGASPGIGAGRVVVIFDASEIDKVKEGDVLVTTMTNPDMVPAMKRASAIITDEGGRTSHAAIVSRELGIPAVVGTKVATKVLKTGDYVTVDGTRGVVYKGIVKSLVEKKEEKAEGGQVVVAGAPLVTATKVKVNVSMPEVAERAAATGADGVGLLRAEHMILSIGQHPVKFIKEGKEEELVEKLAEGIRTVAAAFYPRPVWYRTLDAPTNEFKEMPGGEDEPDERNPMLGWRGIRRSLDQPELLKAEFKAIKKVVEEGYDNIGVMLPLVANPDQIRKAKEIARSVGLEPHKDVEWGIMVEVPAAALIIEDLIKEGLDFVSFGTNDLTQYTLAIDRDNDRIAYLYDEKHPAVLKLIKHVIKVAKKYGVETSICGQAGSDPKMAKILVRLGIDSISANPDAVELIRKTVAQEEQKLILEAARKRLFEDEDELDF from the coding sequence ATGAGCGAATACAGGTTTATAAAGTGGTTTGAGGAGCTCAGCAAGAAGGACGTCCCCCTCGTCGGGGGCAAGGGAGCCAACCTCGGTGAGCTTACCAACGCGGGAATCCCAGTCCCGCCCGGATTCTGTGTCACCGCTGAGGCCTACAAGTATTTTGTTGAGAACGTCAAGGTCGAGGACGGCAGAACTCTTCAGGAGTGGATTATGGACATCATAAGCAAGACCAACGTTGATGACTCCAAGCAACTCCAGGAAAACACCGCCAAGATCAGGGAGAAGATCATTCAGATGCCCATGCCGGAGGAGATCGCCAAGGAGATTGAAGACGCCTACAAGAAGCTCAGCCAGCGCTTTGGTAAAGAGGCCGTTTACGTCGCCGTCCGCTCTTCTGCTACCGCCGAGGACCTTCCGGAGGCTTCCTTCGCCGGCCAGCAGGAGACCTACCTCGACGTCTACGGCGTTGATGACGTCATAGACAAGGTCAAGAAGTGCTGGGCTTCACTCTGGACCGCGAGGGCTACCTTCTACAGGGCCAAGCAGGGCTTCGACCACAGCAAGGTCTACCTCAGCGCCGTCGTCCAGAAGATGGTCAACAGCGAGAAGAGCGGTGTCATGTTCACCGCCAACCCGGTCACCAACGACAGGAACGAGATAATGATCAACGCCAGCTGGGGCCTCGGTGAGGCCGTCGTCAGCGGAAGCGTCACCCCCGATGAGTACATCGTCGAGAAGGGCACCTGGAAGATAAAGGAGAAGTTCATCGCCAAGAAAGAAGTTATGGTCGTCAGGAACCCCGAGACCGGCAAGGGCACCGTCTACGTCAAGGTGGCAGAATACCTCGGTCCGGAATACGTTGAGAAGCAGGTTCTCACCGATGAGCAGATTGTCGAGGTCGCCAAGCTCGGTGCCAAGATTGAGGAGCACTACGGCTGGCCGCAGGACATCGAGTGGGCCTACGACAAGGACGACGGCAAGCTCTACATCGTCCAGAGCAGGCCGATAACAACGCTCAAGGAGGAGAAGAGCGAAGAGGCTCAGGAGGTCACCGAGGAGGCCGAGGTCATTCTCAAGGGTCTCGGTGCCTCACCGGGCATCGGCGCCGGTAGGGTCGTCGTCATCTTCGACGCCAGCGAGATCGACAAGGTCAAGGAAGGAGACGTCCTCGTCACCACCATGACCAACCCGGACATGGTTCCGGCCATGAAGAGAGCCAGCGCCATCATCACCGACGAGGGTGGAAGGACCAGCCACGCCGCCATCGTTAGTAGGGAGCTCGGTATCCCGGCCGTCGTCGGTACCAAGGTCGCCACTAAGGTCCTCAAGACCGGCGACTACGTCACCGTTGACGGTACCCGCGGTGTCGTCTACAAGGGCATAGTCAAGAGCCTCGTCGAGAAGAAGGAGGAGAAGGCCGAGGGCGGACAGGTCGTCGTTGCCGGTGCCCCGCTCGTCACCGCCACCAAGGTCAAGGTCAACGTCTCCATGCCCGAGGTCGCCGAGAGAGCCGCCGCCACCGGAGCCGACGGTGTCGGACTCCTCCGCGCTGAGCACATGATACTCAGCATCGGCCAGCACCCGGTCAAGTTCATCAAGGAGGGCAAGGAAGAGGAGCTCGTCGAGAAGCTCGCCGAGGGCATCAGGACCGTTGCAGCTGCATTCTACCCGAGGCCGGTCTGGTACAGGACCCTTGACGCCCCGACCAACGAGTTCAAGGAGATGCCAGGTGGAGAGGACGAGCCGGACGAGAGGAACCCGATGCTCGGCTGGCGCGGAATCAGGAGGAGCCTCGATCAGCCGGAGCTCCTCAAGGCCGAGTTCAAGGCCATCAAGAAGGTCGTCGAAGAAGGTTACGACAACATCGGCGTCATGCTCCCGCTCGTCGCCAACCCGGACCAGATCAGGAAGGCCAAGGAGATAGCCCGCTCAGTTGGCCTTGAGCCGCACAAGGACGTCGAGTGGGGAATCATGGTTGAGGTTCCAGCGGCCGCGCTCATCATCGAGGACCTCATCAAGGAGGGCCTTGACTTCGTCAGCTTCGGTACCAACGACCTCACCCAGTACACCCTCGCCATCGACAGGGACAACGACAGGATTGCCTACCTCTACGACGAGAAGCACCCGGCAGTGCTCAAGCTCATCAAGCACGTCATCAAGGTCGCCAAGAAGTACGGCGTCGAGACCAGCATCTGCGGACAGGCCGGCAGTGACCCGAAGATGGCCAAGATCCTCGTCAGGCTCGGCATCGACAGCATCAGCGCCAACCCGGATGCGGTCGAGCTCATCAGGAAGACCGTCGCCCAGGAGGAGCAGAAGCTCATCCTCGAGGCCGCTCGCAAGAGGCTCTTCGAGGATGAGGACGAGCTCGACTTCTGA
- a CDS encoding S8 family serine peptidase yields MNRKTLSVLIVLIMALAIVPVTSAPVSATSVGTTSPQVSNSGLLPVDKQVEKLLNGNEKEVRLIIAPARDKAMEVYKEIAKIGKIDPISRPEDSFIVATIPRENLVKLKSINGIVGIWEDRMVKLPEPVKEPDHPAVIGSNVPKPDMFLSIYTTQAYNTWVDYGVYGDNVTVAVLDTGVDVGQPFLQRTLDGKRKIIDVYDASDEGFAKIYYSTNATDNGYIVVNKTVQVYWGAYARYYGHKPYTNYTMTEYYVGNISGDEYYIGLLPERYFDLNNFNGKPYDPYDLHLFGDLSDVYPVLVVEKNGTYTVYLDIDLDNNFTNDQPLTLYDQTGAYIQVPTTKVDIALAEVEPEYGYVSFMWDAHGHGTHVSGTIAGVGLPTDPVFNGTYGMAPNAQLIEVKVLPGEKGFGRLSWIIYGMIYAVHHGADVISMSLGSSPVYNDGLESPENYYVNYLTDYYGVTFAIAAGNDGPTTNTVGSPGDSDLAITVGAYRSSLRWKIFYDVDGVADTVASFSSRGPRMDGLLDPDVIAPGEMIFSSLPLWYTVLYNNPYRYYGIWDGTSMATPHVSGAVALLISYAKEHNLTYNPIMLRRALELSAKPVEGATMIDQGFGLIQVEDAIKVLQNLSKEQTIYIYGGTTYTGFKDLLGKKKIPLSPAYVQFNSYFYNMFDLPYLYRGVYIRNERPEGIPLYFYPLEYSEWGLWYTETPKMYHISTNVDWIIPNTNEVVAGGWGKGGVTIGSFSIQIDYSKLKPGHIYIGLVYIDDPNTSVIDGFIPVIVDMPMNPNGESEASLSDTALPGVAKHYFFQVAPGTKELRVTLKVPLDENGTPMGRTTLMIAKPDGEVVAAYVPKYWFVGPGLPEYTWVIKDPEPGNWEITAYTSTFTKARTGYDESHYKISVKAVSVTLKPERIQIDTQTGGTLHTLVTVKNDNYGTFMAKVYGLGMGRLDRVNAMIRNVSQDEFDVIGVIPITSSDYYLRVGITNPENSSADLDLYVFYFKTYESLLKFMRGTGQPDETYTDQIGPTSYEEFEKFMPEPGYYLIAVYGYDTVGYNPIHYVFYWQILGDNGDVTATPSNIVVSNNQVTSTYLNIKAYDAGTYLGVVGVKDASSGELLDYAPIIVQVGMPKMVMMAYAENPITIGQPTKIKVLLFDATMMMPVYGETKVIINGQTYYTDNGVVEFYFTPKSLSDVLRIKVISPNYQDMEKTFTLSDLDQAAEFRYYSALYSSEVSQYNQLVQEVQKILPDPYRTIALLVAGRYHNKAAYYKSKAYDALDNDPAKAAYLMKKAYIIEKRANLILNVFLNKFGRA; encoded by the coding sequence ATGAACAGAAAGACTCTAAGTGTCTTGATTGTTTTAATTATGGCCTTGGCCATCGTTCCAGTGACCTCAGCGCCGGTTTCAGCCACATCCGTTGGCACAACTTCACCGCAGGTCTCAAATAGTGGTCTTCTTCCGGTTGACAAGCAGGTCGAGAAACTTCTGAATGGCAACGAGAAGGAAGTGAGGCTGATCATCGCACCGGCCAGGGACAAGGCTATGGAGGTTTACAAGGAGATAGCCAAGATCGGTAAGATCGACCCCATAAGCAGGCCGGAGGACAGCTTTATCGTCGCGACCATCCCGAGGGAGAACCTTGTCAAGCTGAAGTCGATAAACGGCATCGTGGGAATTTGGGAGGACAGAATGGTTAAACTCCCCGAGCCCGTTAAAGAGCCCGATCACCCCGCGGTCATCGGTTCCAACGTTCCGAAGCCCGACATGTTCTTGAGCATCTACACCACCCAGGCTTACAACACTTGGGTTGACTACGGCGTCTACGGTGACAACGTCACCGTCGCTGTTCTCGACACCGGCGTTGACGTCGGTCAGCCCTTCCTCCAGAGAACCCTCGACGGAAAGAGGAAGATCATCGACGTCTACGATGCCAGCGACGAGGGATTCGCCAAGATCTACTACAGCACCAACGCCACCGACAACGGCTACATCGTCGTTAACAAGACCGTCCAGGTTTACTGGGGTGCTTATGCAAGGTACTATGGACACAAGCCGTATACCAACTATACCATGACCGAGTACTACGTTGGAAACATCAGCGGTGACGAGTACTACATCGGCCTCCTACCCGAGAGGTACTTCGACCTCAACAACTTCAACGGAAAGCCCTATGACCCGTACGACCTTCACCTCTTCGGAGACCTCAGCGACGTTTACCCGGTTCTCGTCGTTGAGAAGAACGGAACCTACACCGTTTACCTCGACATAGACCTCGACAACAACTTCACAAACGACCAGCCGCTCACGCTCTACGACCAGACCGGGGCCTACATCCAGGTGCCGACGACCAAGGTTGACATAGCCCTGGCGGAGGTTGAGCCTGAGTACGGATACGTTAGCTTCATGTGGGATGCCCACGGCCACGGAACCCACGTCAGCGGAACGATCGCCGGTGTCGGCCTGCCAACCGACCCCGTCTTCAACGGAACCTACGGAATGGCCCCCAACGCCCAGCTCATAGAGGTCAAGGTTCTCCCAGGCGAGAAGGGCTTTGGTAGGCTGAGCTGGATAATCTACGGAATGATCTACGCGGTCCACCACGGTGCCGACGTCATAAGCATGTCCCTCGGATCCTCCCCAGTCTACAACGACGGTCTCGAAAGCCCCGAGAACTACTACGTTAACTACCTCACCGACTACTACGGAGTTACCTTTGCAATAGCCGCAGGAAACGACGGTCCAACCACCAACACCGTTGGATCGCCCGGCGACAGCGACCTGGCCATAACCGTTGGAGCCTATCGCTCAAGCCTCAGGTGGAAGATATTCTACGACGTCGATGGTGTTGCCGACACCGTTGCCAGCTTCTCCAGCAGGGGACCGAGGATGGACGGTCTGCTCGACCCGGACGTTATCGCGCCGGGTGAGATGATATTCTCGAGCCTCCCGCTCTGGTACACGGTTCTCTACAACAACCCGTACCGCTACTACGGCATCTGGGATGGAACCTCGATGGCCACACCTCACGTCAGCGGAGCCGTGGCTCTTCTCATAAGCTACGCCAAGGAGCACAACCTTACCTACAACCCGATCATGCTCAGGCGCGCCCTTGAACTCAGCGCCAAGCCCGTTGAAGGTGCAACCATGATCGACCAGGGCTTTGGACTCATACAGGTTGAAGATGCAATAAAGGTCCTCCAGAACCTCAGCAAGGAGCAGACGATCTACATCTACGGCGGAACCACGTACACCGGCTTCAAGGACCTCCTTGGAAAGAAGAAGATCCCGCTCAGCCCCGCTTACGTTCAGTTCAACAGCTACTTCTACAACATGTTCGATCTGCCGTACCTCTACCGCGGCGTTTACATCAGGAACGAGAGGCCCGAGGGAATACCGCTGTACTTCTACCCGCTTGAATACTCTGAGTGGGGCCTCTGGTACACCGAGACTCCCAAGATGTACCACATAAGCACCAACGTCGACTGGATCATACCCAACACCAATGAAGTCGTCGCCGGTGGATGGGGCAAGGGCGGTGTTACGATCGGTTCATTCAGCATCCAGATAGACTACTCCAAGCTCAAGCCGGGCCACATCTACATCGGCCTCGTTTACATCGACGATCCGAACACCTCTGTCATCGACGGATTCATCCCGGTCATCGTTGACATGCCGATGAACCCGAACGGCGAGAGCGAGGCTTCACTCAGCGACACGGCTCTGCCGGGCGTTGCCAAGCACTACTTCTTCCAGGTGGCGCCGGGAACCAAGGAGCTCCGCGTTACCCTCAAGGTCCCGCTCGACGAGAACGGCACCCCGATGGGCAGGACAACTCTCATGATCGCCAAGCCCGATGGAGAAGTCGTTGCGGCCTACGTGCCGAAGTACTGGTTCGTCGGTCCAGGTCTCCCCGAGTACACCTGGGTTATCAAGGATCCCGAGCCGGGCAACTGGGAGATAACCGCCTACACGAGCACCTTCACCAAGGCCAGAACCGGTTACGACGAGTCCCACTACAAGATCTCGGTCAAGGCGGTCTCGGTTACCCTCAAGCCTGAGAGAATACAGATAGACACCCAGACCGGCGGAACCCTACACACCTTGGTCACGGTCAAGAACGACAACTACGGAACCTTCATGGCCAAGGTCTATGGCCTCGGTATGGGCAGGCTCGATAGGGTCAACGCAATGATCAGGAACGTCAGCCAGGATGAGTTCGATGTAATCGGTGTCATACCCATAACCTCAAGCGACTACTACCTCAGAGTCGGTATAACCAATCCAGAGAACTCCAGTGCAGATCTTGATCTGTACGTGTTCTACTTCAAGACTTACGAGAGCCTCCTCAAGTTCATGAGAGGAACTGGCCAGCCAGATGAGACATACACCGACCAGATCGGGCCGACCTCGTACGAGGAGTTCGAGAAGTTCATGCCAGAGCCGGGCTACTACCTCATCGCGGTTTACGGCTACGACACAGTTGGCTACAACCCGATACACTACGTCTTCTACTGGCAGATCCTTGGGGACAACGGCGATGTGACCGCAACGCCCAGCAACATAGTAGTTTCCAACAACCAGGTGACCTCAACTTACCTCAACATCAAGGCTTACGATGCCGGCACCTACCTTGGTGTCGTTGGTGTCAAAGACGCATCGAGCGGAGAGCTGCTTGACTATGCCCCGATCATCGTCCAGGTCGGCATGCCGAAGATGGTCATGATGGCCTACGCTGAGAACCCGATAACCATCGGACAGCCCACGAAGATCAAGGTGCTCCTCTTCGACGCAACCATGATGATGCCGGTTTACGGCGAGACCAAGGTCATAATCAACGGCCAGACATACTACACCGACAACGGTGTCGTTGAGTTCTACTTCACCCCGAAGAGCCTCAGCGACGTGCTCAGAATAAAGGTCATCAGCCCGAACTACCAGGATATGGAGAAGACTTTCACGCTCTCAGATCTTGATCAGGCAGCGGAGTTCAGGTACTACTCGGCCCTTTACTCCAGTGAGGTCTCCCAGTACAACCAGCTCGTTCAGGAAGTCCAGAAGATACTGCCAGACCCATACAGGACGATAGCTCTCCTGGTCGCGGGCAGGTACCACAACAAGGCAGCCTACTACAAGAGCAAGGCTTATGACGCCCTTGACAACGACCCGGCAAAGGCAGCGTACCTGATGAAGAAGGCCTACATCATCGAGAAGAGGGCCAACCTGATCCTGAACGTGTTCCTGAACAAGTTTGGCAGGGCGTGA